In the Alkaliphilus oremlandii OhILAs genome, one interval contains:
- a CDS encoding response regulator transcription factor — MDIASSYEEAIYKMNSLFDLALLDINLPDKDGTSLLATLKNKDIRVIITTVKNDESFIIEALDSGADDYLTKPFN; from the coding sequence GTGGATATTGCAAGTTCTTATGAAGAAGCAATTTATAAAATGAATAGCCTGTTCGATTTGGCTTTGCTAGATATCAATCTACCAGATAAAGACGGAACTAGCTTATTGGCTACCTTAAAAAATAAAGATATTCGGGTAATAATTACAACGGTAAAAAATGATGAAAGTTTCATTATTGAAGCATTAGATAGTGGGGCAGATGACTATCTAACCAAACCATTTAACTGA
- a CDS encoding winged helix-turn-helix domain-containing protein yields MFIKNPHRIYTRNQLLERFWEEREQFVNDNTLTATIKRIRDKTSKSIITTVRGIGYRMD; encoded by the coding sequence TTGTTTATTAAAAATCCACACAGAATATATACAAGGAACCAACTTTTAGAGCGTTTTTGGGAAGAACGTGAACAATTTGTCAACGACAATACGTTGACAGCCACGATAAAAAGAATACGAGACAAAACATCAAAATCGATTATTACCACTGTACGTGGAATTGGATACAGG